The Pirellulales bacterium genomic sequence CGCCGCATGCGTTGCTTGCAATTTCCAACATTGCTATCACCGCTTATCCCATTAACAGCGTTGCCGAGGATGCAGCGTCCTCAGGACCAAAATGAGAATTCGCCAGAAAGAGCCTTTACCCGTAATTTGATTGCCAACCTCCGTTTTTGCACTGCATAAACTTTCTGGACGTTTGATATTCCTGCAACGATCTCTTCATTTGCTCAATTGGGATTACGATGAAACCTCATTTCTGCATTCTGCTGGCTGGATTATTGTTGTTCGGACTTTGCAAAGTAGCTGCCGCCGATGATCCGGGTATTTCGGTATCTGCGGTGGGCGAATCGTCGATCAAACCCAACCGATTGGAAATTGAAATAAAAGCAGCGGCTTCCGCGGAACTTACAGGCGACGCCGTCGTCAAATATCGTGACGCTTTGCGCCGGGCCAAGGAGGCATTCGAGAAGCTCAAAATTGAAAAGCTCGAACTCGTGGATCGTGGGATGAACGTTGCGAACAATGCCGCCGGAGGAAATAACAACATGATCAACCTGGGCGGCGGAAATCCACAAGCGACCGCCAAGCCCGAGGTAAATATTTCCAAGTCATTGCGTCTATCAGTCAGCGGCATCGACAAGCTTTCCGAGGAAGATCTGGTGTCGCTGGTGGCAAAACTGCTCGATACGGCCAAGGATGCTGGAGTTTCGGTTGGCGACACTACAAGTAATTCGCTGCTGTCGCGAATTAACGGGATGAGCACGCCAGTGGCAATGGTTACCTTTGTGGCCGATGATCCTGCAGGAGCCAGACAAACGGCTTCGGAAAAAGCATTTGCCCAAGCCAAGCAAAAGGCGCAAAAATTGGCGGAAATGGCTGGCGCTCAACTGGGACCGGTGATTTCGATGGAAGAAGGTATGGAGGGCTCGAACAAGACGGAATCGCTCCAATCGCGAATGATTGAAATGATTTACGGCGGCGGCGGTGGTGCACCAGATGATCCGCGTCTTACTTCGACGTTGCTTGTCGATATGCCCGTGCGGGTGAATCTTCGCGTTCGCTTTGCGTTGGAACCCAAAAAATAGTGGGGACAAGAAAATGAAATGGAGTTTATGGACTTTTGCCGTCCTCGGCATATTCCTGCTCTTTAACAGCACGCATCTGGCGTGGGCTCAGGAGGTCAATTCGCCCGCGAACAGCATCACTGTTTCCGGTTCGGGCGAGACCATGGTGAAGCCGAATAAGTTGGAGATCGAAATCAAAACGTCGGTTTCTGCGGAACTGACCGGCGACGCCGTGGTTAAGTATCGGGATGCACTGCACCGCGCTAAAGAGACCGTCGAGAAATTGAAAATCGAGAATTTGCGGGTTGTCGACCAAGGGGTTGCCGTCACCAGTGCTGGAGTTGGTGCTGGAAGCACTCCCACGGCAGTTCCTGTTGGCGCATTTATCGCGCAGGGCGGAAGCGGCAATAACATCAAGCAGGAAGTGGGCATCAGTAAATCTTGGAAGCTAACCGTTAGCGGCATCGATAAATTGCCGGAGGAAGAAGTGATTGCCCTGGTGGCGAAGTTTCTCGACGTGATTAAGGACGCTGGCTTGGCTGCGGGAAGCTCCAATCCCACTGGCGAGACTGGTCCCGATGGCCAGCCATTGGCTAGTCCGTTGGTTACATTCGTTGCCGATGATGTGACGTCTGCCCATAGGAAGGCTGTCGAACAGGCCTTCCAGCACGCCAAAGAAAAGGCTCAGCAAGTCGCTGAATTGACCGGTGGACATTTAGG encodes the following:
- a CDS encoding SIMPL domain-containing protein (The SIMPL domain is named for its presence in mouse protein SIMPL (signalling molecule that associates with mouse pelle-like kinase). Bacterial member BP26, from Brucella, was shown to assemble into a channel-like structure, while YggE from E. coli has been associated with resistance to oxidative stress.), which gives rise to MKPHFCILLAGLLLFGLCKVAAADDPGISVSAVGESSIKPNRLEIEIKAAASAELTGDAVVKYRDALRRAKEAFEKLKIEKLELVDRGMNVANNAAGGNNNMINLGGGNPQATAKPEVNISKSLRLSVSGIDKLSEEDLVSLVAKLLDTAKDAGVSVGDTTSNSLLSRINGMSTPVAMVTFVADDPAGARQTASEKAFAQAKQKAQKLAEMAGAQLGPVISMEEGMEGSNKTESLQSRMIEMIYGGGGGAPDDPRLTSTLLVDMPVRVNLRVRFALEPKK
- a CDS encoding SIMPL domain-containing protein, whose product is MKWSLWTFAVLGIFLLFNSTHLAWAQEVNSPANSITVSGSGETMVKPNKLEIEIKTSVSAELTGDAVVKYRDALHRAKETVEKLKIENLRVVDQGVAVTSAGVGAGSTPTAVPVGAFIAQGGSGNNIKQEVGISKSWKLTVSGIDKLPEEEVIALVAKFLDVIKDAGLAAGSSNPTGETGPDGQPLASPLVTFVADDVTSAHRKAVEQAFQHAKEKAQQVAELTGGHLGAATTVDETTPLASNNNDESAALGMLSAIYSGGTVGGDDASLKSTMLSELPLRVSLRVRFALIPSNSQTNTTSISSGTTK